DNA sequence from the Chloroflexota bacterium genome:
TTGTCATTTGCGATTTCCTTCTACTCCGACACGCAAGCGCAACCTTGGAGGTGAAAGATGAGCACGACTGCAACGATCGCATCGAATCTGAATACTGTCCCGATGACGCGTCGGGAATTTCTCAATTACGCGTGGCTTGCCAGTCTCGGTTTTGTTTTCGTTGTGGGCTTTGGCGGCGCAACTTTTTTCTTTGCGTTCCCGCGCTTTCAGGCAGGACAGTTTGGTGGAATCTTCGCGTTGTCGTCTGAAGAGAAACCCGCACTGACCGACATACCAAAAGCGTACCAGGAAGGCAAATTCTGGCTCGTCGATCTTGACGAGGCAACCGGCAATGGTAAGCAAGGTGTCATGGCGCTGTACAAGGTATGCACACACCTGGGATGTATTTACGATTGGCAGTCCGTCAACAATCGTTTTGAATGTCCGTGCCACGGCTCCAAATTCGAGAAAGATGGAACATACCTCGAAGGACCCGCGCCCCGCAGTCTTGACCGCATGGTCGTACGTTTTCTCGATGCGAGCGGCAAAGAACTGGCGGCGACGGACGCACAAGGCGATCCACTGCCGATGCCCGAAGGGACGCAGACGATTGTCGTCGAAACCGGCAAAATCATTCAGGGCGTACTGCATGGGTAGAAGGATGTCAAAATTTATAACTGGAATTACGGTGTTTGTGTCGCTCACGTTAGTCCTCAGCGCATGCAGCGCACCGGCGACGCCGACTGAAACGAGCGAACCGATCAGCACGGCGACGGCTACCCCGACAATCGTCCCGACTGCCACACCCGATCCGACGCCGACGCTCCAGCCGTTGTCTCCACTCGCGATTGAATACATGCGCCAGCCGGAATATCCCGGCAGCGACATCACAATCGAACAAACACTCGCGCCCGGCAGCAATTACAATCGCCACGTCGTTTCCTACAAATCGGATGGATTGAAAATCTATGCGCTGATGACGGTGCCGAAGAGTGCCAAACCAAAAACCGGGTATCCCGCGATCATTTTCAATCACGGGTACATCGCGCCCGCACAATATCGGACCACCGAACGCTACGTCGCCTACGTGGACGCGATCGCGAAAAGTGGCTACATTGTGTTCAAGTCCGATTATCGCGGGAATGGAAATTCGGAAGGCGCGCCGGGCGGACATTTCTCGCCCGCTTACACGATTGACGTTCTCAACGCGCTTGGCTCAGTGAAAAAATACAAGGACACCGATCCGAATCGAATCGGGATGTGGGGACATTCCTTGGGCGGCGACATCACACTGCGCGCGATGGTCGTCAGTCGAGAGATCAAAGCAGGCGTGATCTGGGCTGGGACGGTCGGCTCGTATGCGGAACAGACGAATATGTGGGGCAGGCGACATGGATCGCAAGGCGGACCGGGTCCCGGCTCTACGCCTAGCGCGCCACAAGGGTTTGAACAATTTGGCACGCCCCAACAGAATCCGCAATTCTGGGACTCGATCTCTCCGAACAACTATGTCGCCGATTTGTCTGGACCTTTGCAACTGCATCACGGCACGGCGGATCAAGAAGTGCCGCTCCGATTCTCGGAAGAATTGTACGCTCAGGTGCAAGCTGTCGGCAAAACAATCGAGTTCTACAAATATCCCGGCAGCGACCACAACATCTCGCAGGGTTTCACGCAAGCCATGCAGCGGACGATTGCGTTTTTCGACAAATATGTGAAAGGAAAATAGTGAATGCACTCGATTAGGTTTCGTTTCAAGCATGACATAGAGATCAGCAAAAGACGGACTGCGCGCCGCCGGATTGTCCTGTTCGCGCTCGCATTTCTGATGACGATTTTGTGCTTGGGTGCGCTGCTCACGTTGTCTCTCGTCATCTCGACCCAGAATTCAGTGTTCGATTTCGTGCAACAAAAATATCTATCGCTGCGTTATCGCGCGATGGAATACTTGCCACAGCCCGAGCGACCCGAGTTTGTTCCGCCGCCTTTCGACACAGAGGCATTTGAAACGCAATCGCCACTCATTGGCGTGGAACTGCCCAGGGAACTCGCGCATCTGAGCATCCAAAGCATGATCGAACCGGCAGCAACACCTGCGCCGACTCGCACGCCAACACCGACGCGCACGCCGACCCGCACGGTAAATCTCGTTCCGATTCAACCAACAGTTGCACTCAAAGGCATCAAGCAAGAGTGGCAAAAGTGGAACAACTGTGGTCCGGCGACGTTGAGTATGTACCTGGGTTACTATGGACGCGGTGACAAGCAAAGCGAGATTGCCGCGTTCGTCAAGCCGAATCCCGACGATAAAAATGTTCGCCCCGATGAACTGGCAGCGTACGCTGAGCGCGTCGGGATGCGCGCGATCTTCCGCGAGAATGGAACGCTGGAGCGACTCAAGCTGTTGCTCTCGAACGGTCTGCCGGTGATGATCGAGACCGGGTTTGTCCCCAAGGACAAGGATTGGATGGGACATTACAAGTTGTTGATCGGTTACGACGACACGCTGCGCGAATTCACGCTCATGGATTCGTACAACGGACCGAATCTGAAAATTTCCTTCGATGTGGTGGACGCCGACTGGCGCGCTTTCAACCGGCTCTACCTGATCGTCTATCCGGTGGACCGCGACGCGGTAGTGCGGGCGATCGTGGGCGATGAGGTAAACGATCAAACGATGTACGCGCAAGCTGTTGTGCGAGCGCGCGCGGAGATCGAAGCGAATCCGAATGACGCGTTTGCACATTTCAACCTGGGCACAAGTTTGAACGGTTTGCAACGTTACGCCGAAGCCGCCGCTACTTTCGACCGCGCGCGTGTGCTCGGCTTGCCGTGGCGGATGATGTGGTATCAATTTGGAGCGTACGACGCGTACGTGCAAACGAAACGCTACGTCGAAGTACTCGCTCTCGCCGACGCGACGTTGCGGACCGCGAATGATTTGGAAGAGGCGCATTATTACAAAGGTATGGCGTTGCGCGCCCTGGGGCAGGATGAAGCAGCGCGCCGCGAGTTTGAGACCGCGCTGCGTTACAACAAGAATTACCAGGACGCGCAACGTGCGCTCCAAGCTTCGTTAAACTGAGTGAAGCATATCGCACGTTCACATTTCACGAGGGAGGAGGGGAAAATGTTCTTGCGTAAAACGCGCATTCCAGCGTACGTGTCGCTTTTCGTTGCGCTCGCAATGTTAGTCAGCGCCTGCGGGGGCGGCGTGCCGTCGCCGCAGACACCATCAAGCACCGCCGCGCCAACGGTTGCCCCCATCGCGACATCCATCCCTGCACTATTGACAGCGACCAGTACGCCCCGAGCATTGCCCACGATGCCAGTTGTCTCCACTCCTCTGGCAGTCCAGCCGCAGATAACTGTTGTGCCTCGTC
Encoded proteins:
- a CDS encoding ubiquinol-cytochrome c reductase iron-sulfur subunit, whose translation is MSTTATIASNLNTVPMTRREFLNYAWLASLGFVFVVGFGGATFFFAFPRFQAGQFGGIFALSSEEKPALTDIPKAYQEGKFWLVDLDEATGNGKQGVMALYKVCTHLGCIYDWQSVNNRFECPCHGSKFEKDGTYLEGPAPRSLDRMVVRFLDASGKELAATDAQGDPLPMPEGTQTIVVETGKIIQGVLHG
- a CDS encoding prolyl oligopeptidase family serine peptidase is translated as MRQPEYPGSDITIEQTLAPGSNYNRHVVSYKSDGLKIYALMTVPKSAKPKTGYPAIIFNHGYIAPAQYRTTERYVAYVDAIAKSGYIVFKSDYRGNGNSEGAPGGHFSPAYTIDVLNALGSVKKYKDTDPNRIGMWGHSLGGDITLRAMVVSREIKAGVIWAGTVGSYAEQTNMWGRRHGSQGGPGPGSTPSAPQGFEQFGTPQQNPQFWDSISPNNYVADLSGPLQLHHGTADQEVPLRFSEELYAQVQAVGKTIEFYKYPGSDHNISQGFTQAMQRTIAFFDKYVKGK
- a CDS encoding C39 family peptidase is translated as MHSIRFRFKHDIEISKRRTARRRIVLFALAFLMTILCLGALLTLSLVISTQNSVFDFVQQKYLSLRYRAMEYLPQPERPEFVPPPFDTEAFETQSPLIGVELPRELAHLSIQSMIEPAATPAPTRTPTPTRTPTRTVNLVPIQPTVALKGIKQEWQKWNNCGPATLSMYLGYYGRGDKQSEIAAFVKPNPDDKNVRPDELAAYAERVGMRAIFRENGTLERLKLLLSNGLPVMIETGFVPKDKDWMGHYKLLIGYDDTLREFTLMDSYNGPNLKISFDVVDADWRAFNRLYLIVYPVDRDAVVRAIVGDEVNDQTMYAQAVVRARAEIEANPNDAFAHFNLGTSLNGLQRYAEAAATFDRARVLGLPWRMMWYQFGAYDAYVQTKRYVEVLALADATLRTANDLEEAHYYKGMALRALGQDEAARREFETALRYNKNYQDAQRALQASLN